CAAAATAGCAGTGCGACGCGGATCGAAAGCGTAGAATACCCGGTAGGGTTCGCCGCCGCTTTGAATCCGCAGTTCCCGCATATGTTCGTGCTTTGAACCTTCGATGCCGGATGAGTAAGGGAAGGGAAGTTGCGGTCCTTTGGCTTCTAGAAGCCCGACTACCCTTACGATATCGTCCTGAACGGCCTCGATCAGCGTCGTGTACCACTCACCAAACTCATCGGTATATTCAACGCTCCAACTCATCGGTGCTCCAAATGTATTCCATTTGTGGAATATTTCAAGCGATATTCCACAGACGGAATAACTCGCCCCCTCGAGGTTGACAAGTGGAGATGGCGCTGAGCTGTTGGCGCCCACCACGATCGTTCCATCGAATTTGTGATCTGGTGCC
This sequence is a window from Agrobacterium tumefaciens. Protein-coding genes within it:
- a CDS encoding type II toxin-antitoxin system RelE/ParE family toxin encodes the protein MSWSVEYTDEFGEWYTTLIEAVQDDIVRVVGLLEAKGPQLPFPYSSGIEGSKHEHMRELRIQSGGEPYRVFYAFDPRRTAILLVGGNKTGDDRFYEIMIPVADRLYDNYLIEIGKEGLI